One window from the genome of Dermacentor silvarum isolate Dsil-2018 chromosome 7, BIME_Dsil_1.4, whole genome shotgun sequence encodes:
- the LOC125947075 gene encoding uncharacterized protein LOC125947075 isoform X1 produces the protein MHLQLSAKDWRQINHLIETPFTVSAPALSTVTSSHVDTQASLKDDAPEESTSGFGSSTASNMLRNPFCFLVQVSQYLPAKCYRSDNRFLVLLLCPIHVNSAVTALSCGDVESNPGPTEKEMSQLLSGQSSMTASINNVLSKQSRIEKDIADLKERMLSLETHLSTLSSLQNDVINIKTTVTDLEKNVSSLLCKVDELENRGRRNSLIMYGLNEQEGETNDSLLNMIKEDVFKERLGLTINNVERCHRLGRKKEKARPVILRFLDYRDKSSVLKECRKLKGTTVSITEDFSLKVREIRMKLWQSSQQERDQGSKVKLVFDKCSIECEMFVWDVEKD, from the coding sequence ATGCACCTGCAATTATCGGCCAAAGACTGGCGACAGATCAACCACCTCATCGAGACACCGTTCACAGTTTCGGCGCCTGCGCTCTCAACGGTGACGTCATCTCACGTGGACACTCAAGCCTCGTTAAAAGACGATGCACCAGAGGAATCAACCAGTGGATTcggcagcagcacagcaagcAATATGCTCAGAAACCCATTCTGCTTCTTGGTGCAGGTTAGTCAATATCTTCCTGCAAAATGTTATCGCAGTGATAACCGCTTCTTAGTGCTGCTGCTGTGCCCTATCCATGTAAATAGTGCTGTGACAGCTTTGTCATGTGGCGATGTTGAGTCAAACCCTGGCCCAACGGAAAAGGAAATGTCGCAACTTCTATCTGGCCAAAGTAGCATGACAGCCTCTATCAATAATGTATTGTCTAAACAGAGTAGAATTGAAAAAGATATCGCTGATTTAAAAGAGCGCATGCTCAGTTTAGAAACTCACCTGAGCACTTTAAGCTCATTGCAAAATGATGTCATTAATATCAAGACAACAGTCACCGATTTGGAAAAGAACGTCTCCAGTTTGCTATGTAAAGTAGATGAACTGGAAAACAGAGGTAGACGAAACAGTTTGATCATGTACGGCCTAAATGAGCAAGAGGGGGAGACAAACGACAGCCTCTTGAATATGATCAAAGAAGATGTTTTTAAGGAAAGGCTGGGACTTACTATTAATAATGTGGAAAGATGTCATAGGctaggaaggaagaaagaaaaagcacgcCCCGTGATCTTGAGGTTTTTAGACTATCGCGATAAAAGTTCAGTGCTGAAAGAGTGCAGAAAGCTTAAAGGGACCACGGTTTCTATAACAGAGGACTTTTCTTTGAAAGTTCGGGAGATAAGAATGAAATTATGGCAAAGCTCACAACAGGAACGTGATCAAGGCTCCAAAGTTAAACTAGTTTTTGATAAATGCAGCATAGAGTGTGAGATGTTTGTGTGGGATGTGGAAAAGGACTAA